The sequence TGAAACATTGGAAGGGAAATGGTTATCATTCATTCCACATCCATTGGTTACATCTGCAAGTATTGCCCCTAGACTGGTTGAAGATGTGGATGTAAGGATGAAACAGGATGGAAAAAGAAACAACCCACCTCATAAACTTTTGGAATACTTTAGTGGACTAACCTCTGAAGAGATCGGAATTTTCCATACATGGGAAGAACGAAATTTGTCACAACTTCCCCTTACACAGTGTTTAGTTCAAGCTGTTAACCCCGTATCCGAGGGACCAGCAGAACTGCTTCCGGAAGTTATTTGTACTGGTTTAACCCATGAGGAAGCAAAAAGAAATGCCGGTCTAAGGGGCATTGAAATGTATGTGTCAGAATGGATTGAATCTTTGATCCGAAATCAGGAGGGGCCTACAGACCCTATATTTACGGAGGGGATAATAGGCATCGGTGCAGGAGAAACCATTGAAGAGGCGATATGTAGGGGGATACAAGTTTATTTAGATGAAAAATTAAGTAACCGAAAGGATGCTGGGCAAACCGGCAACTTTAATGTGCAGCTAGAATCTATCGAAGATCAGCGATGCAGAGTCTATCTAGATGCCCTAACTACCCTAAACGGTCCACCGATGATTAATTTAAAGGAGAATCTATTGGGTTTCCCTGTCATCGAGGTAAGATCAAATGGTCAAAGGTTTACTCGTGCCGGATTAAATATCACGATGGCACTAAGAAATGCGTTACAACAAGCACTTTTAGTGATGCAAAATGACCAAATAAATCCCATGGTAGTGGATGAAGAAAGGGAGCCGGTGAACTTTCGTGAAACTAACCAAATCAAACTCGATATACCCTCATGTAATTCCATGCCAAGATTGGAGCTATTACAATCCACTATTGAGCTCTTACACCAAAATGGCAAACGATTATTCGTCTATGATCTTGCGTTCGAACCTTTTTTAAACGAGGAACTTGCAGGGGTGTTTGGAGTACAGGTTCGAGAGGAGGGATGTTAGTGGCAGTGCAAATTCTACTGGATGGAAAGGGTTTATTAGCTGATTTGGTCGATTATCAATTATCATCACAAAACTATTTTCTAAAGCGTCAAAGTATATTAGATGAGGTGCCCGAAGAAATTGAATTCGTCCTCGTGCTTCACGATGCCTGGCATCCATCCTATTATCCAAAAGCAGAAACAAGAATCAGGGCCTTAAGTGTACCATGGCTTCGAGGGTTCGTTTCATTTGGAGAGGGAATCATTGGGCCATTCGTACGACCAAATGCCACGGGATGTTCCTGTTGTGCGGACATGCGGCGAATCATGGCGGGCCCTGATCGTCAAGAAATTTGGAGGTTTCAGGAAAATATGACGGAAGAGAATATTGGACTGCGGGATGCCTGGGTTACCCATTCGGGACTCTTTCAAATGGCAACATTGATCACGAATGAAGTCATGAGGGTGCTTCAAGGTCAATCTAGCAAATTAGAAGAAAAAATGTTCATGATCAATTTAAGAACGCTATCGACCTCCAGTCACTCTTTCCTACCTGACCCAACATGCCCGATGTGCAGCTCAATCCCTAATGATACAGCAGAATTAGCTCAAATTAACTTACAATCTAGTCTTAAATTAAATGGGGATTATCGCAGTCTTTCAATAGAAGAATTAAAAACAGAGCTAGCCAAAGGGTTCCTCGATTCTCGTACGGGGCTCATGAATGGGAAAATGCAGGATTTGCGACTGCCGTTTGCGGATGTTTTGGTGAACATGCCACTCTTTGGAGGAGATGAAGGGGTAGCAGGACGGACGAATTCTTATGAAGTAAGTGAGTTGACTGCGATTTTGGAAGGCTTGGAGCGATATTGCGGGATCAAGCCTCGTGGAAAAAGGACCGTTGTTCATGACAGTTATAATCAATTACAACATATCGCCTTAAATCCTAAAAGTGTAGGGGTTCATGAAAATGATCAATATGAAAAACCTGATTTTCCGTTTAATAAGTTTCATCCTGAAGCCCCAATGGACTGGGTCTGGGGATACTCGTTTTTACAAGAACGTCCGATTTTAGTTCCAGAGTTGCTTGCCTATTATAGTGTAAGTTGTGGGGAGGGCTTTGTCTACGAAACCTCAAATGGATGTGCATTAGGAGGAAGTTTAGAGGAAGCCATTTTCCATGCGATTATGGAGGTCGTTGAACGAGATTCGTTTTTGTTAACCTGGTATGCTAAACTTCCACTTCCACGGCTTGATCTTACTTCTGCTAACGATAAAGAATTGCAATTGATGGTGGACCGAATTCGTGATGTGGCCGGCTATGACCTTTATTTTTACAATTCGACAATGGAACATGGAATTCCAAGTGTTTGGGCCGTGGCAAAAAACAGAA is a genomic window of Niallia sp. XMNu-256 containing:
- a CDS encoding putative thiazole-containing bacteriocin maturation protein; the encoded protein is MIKLDSSMRLKVKRDTFYLPDPEGGVYVRNNENSFRMKGGTIYQWIEKLMPMFNGEQTMEELTMGLTAPYRKRVYEIGETLLQNGFVRDVTQDKPHELNEATLEKYAAQIEFIENFLHSGAYHFQEYRKAKALVVGSGPILVSMIHALIESGLPTFHFMVTESLPTNRQRIYEFIQNARKTDAEVAVREVPIEKEDHKTLWKQAIGAYDCILYVSQDGNVNELRELNFVCKEERKIFIPAICLDQVGLSGPVVHPDEDGCWESAWRRLHQSAIVTEHKSNTVSSTTGALLANVTVFELFKRMTGIARSTNQIYLLDVETLEGKWLSFIPHPLVTSASIAPRLVEDVDVRMKQDGKRNNPPHKLLEYFSGLTSEEIGIFHTWEERNLSQLPLTQCLVQAVNPVSEGPAELLPEVICTGLTHEEAKRNAGLRGIEMYVSEWIESLIRNQEGPTDPIFTEGIIGIGAGETIEEAICRGIQVYLDEKLSNRKDAGQTGNFNVQLESIEDQRCRVYLDALTTLNGPPMINLKENLLGFPVIEVRSNGQRFTRAGLNITMALRNALQQALLVMQNDQINPMVVDEEREPVNFRETNQIKLDIPSCNSMPRLELLQSTIELLHQNGKRLFVYDLAFEPFLNEELAGVFGVQVREEGC
- a CDS encoding TOMM precursor leader peptide-binding protein translates to MAVQILLDGKGLLADLVDYQLSSQNYFLKRQSILDEVPEEIEFVLVLHDAWHPSYYPKAETRIRALSVPWLRGFVSFGEGIIGPFVRPNATGCSCCADMRRIMAGPDRQEIWRFQENMTEENIGLRDAWVTHSGLFQMATLITNEVMRVLQGQSSKLEEKMFMINLRTLSTSSHSFLPDPTCPMCSSIPNDTAELAQINLQSSLKLNGDYRSLSIEELKTELAKGFLDSRTGLMNGKMQDLRLPFADVLVNMPLFGGDEGVAGRTNSYEVSELTAILEGLERYCGIKPRGKRTVVHDSYNQLQHIALNPKSVGVHENDQYEKPDFPFNKFHPEAPMDWVWGYSFLQERPILVPELLAYYSVSCGEGFVYETSNGCALGGSLEEAIFHAIMEVVERDSFLLTWYAKLPLPRLDLTSANDKELQLMVDRIRDVAGYDLYFYNSTMEHGIPSVWAVAKNRRSKGVNLICAAGANPDPIKAVKSTIFELAGMMFRDDEKLESNRHEYEKMLRNPFAVRNMEDHGMLYGLREAEERLDFILKEHGPLRTFAQEFKQPPSHTDFKDDLQDILQRFRRLNLDVIVVDQSSPITKRNGLFCVKVLIPGMLPMTFGHHLTRVKGLERVLTVPMQLGFAKEPLTYEELNPYPHPFP